From Vanrija pseudolonga chromosome 1, complete sequence, a single genomic window includes:
- the moc3_3 gene encoding Transcriptional regulatory protein moc3 produces MSTSPEIMMDPFLAFFGGGANPLSTAESIGTTAAETASQAGTATAPEPGGQRSRSGCFTCRRRKVKCDESRPTCEKCQVGHRECTWPPDDPVQRRKNRPRKPRSHSVTEPAKRRFKLNFHAPEAFVSSLHSLGSVKGKEREVELVPDHVRAQMMMDPSFLQPYFSSVDERLVMRHYLSRTVHIILAFEAPHTPWNPWLTVHAPLAFTQLPGVSPAADALRMAILAVGAVHLRYVSNPEDQEGAWRITRATRPRILELVRCALEGPDGTPKSIDKTEMELVLAALLSCTIASSLAADDAWHSLLTTVLSLIARLGGAQALLADSPRDHLSISRFVLEQLAIRDVFGCMTTELAPSILRDAFTPWFFEAESWSKSENEWESIERMFGMSRGMCDLIARACTVVSRVREGGYIIHEREPGTNHHNATAQMSSMLLKLPPRVTARLPQGSMRSPGKDGSCPSDFAASIDGKPMANGLSDRAELEEQANALLAELKVWDNACNFTPFHPRTQYGNIAYRHATKIRLLRIVFRVPSTDPRIDSAARAIIELAKEMLATYGRITWLTWPLVIAGFHIPKGDPARQSTIELLSEFGQMMETFWRYHDEDLEDLTPWEVANRLNSRIFLD; encoded by the exons ATGTCGACCAGTCCCGAGATCATGATGGATCCGTTCCTCGCATTCTTTGGGGGCGGCGCGAATCCCTTATCAACTGCAGAGTCGATTGGGACCACTGCAGCAGAGACGGCAAGCCAAGCCGGCACAGCTACCGCCCCCGAGCCTGGAGGACAGCGCTCGCGTTCTGGATGCTTCACCTGCCGTCGCCGCAAAGTCAAGTGCGACGAGTCACGGCCGACGTGCGAAAAATGCCAGGTCGGACATCGCGAG TGCACCTGGCCGCCAGACGATCCCGTCCAGCGCCGAAAGAACCGCCCCCGCAAGCCACGGAGTCATTCGGTCACCGAGCCCGCTAAGCGTCGCTTCAAGCTCAACTTTCACGCCCCAGAGGCCTTTGTCTCGTCGCTCCATTCCCTGGGATccgtcaagggcaaggagcgcgaggtcgagctcgttcCCGACCATGTCCGCGCGCAGATGATGATGGACCC ATCCTTTCTCCAGCCGTACTTCTCATCCGT AGACGAGCGCTTGGTCATGCGCCACTACCTCTCGAGAACGGTCCACATTATCCTCGCGTTTGAGGCTCCGCATACCCCGTGGAATCCGTGGTTGACTGTCCATGCGCCACTGGCTTTTACACAGCTACCTGG CGTATCCCCGGCTGCCGATGCTCTGCGAATGGCCAttctcgccgtcggcgcagtTCACTTGCGCTATGTCTCAAACCCAGAAGACCAAGAAGGGGCCTGGAGAATTACCCGTGCGACGCGTCCTCGCATCCTCGAGCTGGTGCGCTGCGCTCTGGAGGGCCCAGACGGCACACCCAAGAGCATTGACAAGACCGAGAtggagctcgtcctcgcagCTCTCTTGAGTTGCACTATTGCGAGT TCACTTGCTGCGGATGACGCTTGGCACTCGCTTCTTACAACGGTGCTGTCGCTTATCGCCCGCCTGGGAGGTGCACAGGCGCTCCTCGCAGACTCACCGCGCGACCACCTCTCAATCTCGCGCTTTGTGCTCGAACAACTCGCCATTCGCGATGTCTTTGGCTGCATGACCACCGAGCTGGCTCCGTCGATCCTTCGAGATGCGTTCACTCCTTGGTTCTTCGAGGCGGAGAGCTGGTCCAAGAGCGAAAACGAGTGGGAGAGTATCGAGCGCATGTTTGGCATGTCCCGAGGAATGTGCGACCTCATCGCGAGG GCTTGCACAGTCGTCTCGCGAGTCCGTGAAGGAGGTTACATCATTCACGAGCGCGAACCCGGCACAAACCATCACAACGCTACAGCGCAGATGTCGTCGATGCTACTCAAGCTCCCCCCTCGAGTGACTGCCCGCCTGCCTCAAGGTTCCATGCGCAGCCCGGGAAAAGATGGATCGTGCCCTTCCGACTTTGCGGCGTCGATCGATGGAAAGCCCATGGCCAACGGTCTGAGCGACCGGGCGGAGCTCGAAGAACAGGCGAATGCGCTGCTTGCGGAGCTCAAGGTCTGGGACAATGCGTGCAATTTCACGCCGTTCCACCCTCGCACCCAGTACGGCAACATTGCTTATCGCCATGCCACCAAAATCCGCCTGCTTCGCATCGTTTTCCGTGTCCCAAGTACCGACCCCCGCATCGACAGCGCCGCTCGAGCCATTATCGAACTGGCCAAGGAAATGCTTGCGACGTATGGACGGATTACATGGCTCACGTGGCCGCTTGTGATTGCTGGTTTCCACATCCCTAAAGGGGATCCCGCTCGCCAATCAACCATTGAGCTTCTTAGCGAATTTGG GCAAATGATGGAGACGTTCTGGCGTTATCACGACGAGGACTTGGAGGACTTGACGCCGTGGGAGGTTGCCAACAGGCTCAACTCGCGTATTTTCCTTGACTAG
- the moc3_3 gene encoding Transcriptional regulatory protein moc3 yields MSTSPEIMMDPFLAFFGGGANPLSTAESIGTTAAETASQAGTATAPEPGGQRSRSGCFTCRRRKVKCDESRPTCEKCQVGHRECTWPPDDPVQRRKNRPRKPRSHSVTEPAKRRFKLNFHAPEAFVSSLHSLGSVKGKEREVELVPDHVRAQMMMDPSFLQPYFSSVDERLVMRHYLSRTVHIILAFEAPHTPWNPWLTVHAPLAFTQLPGVSPAADALRMAILAVGAVHLRYVSNPEDQEGAWRITRATRPRILELVRCALEGPDGTPKSIDKTEMELVLAALLSCTIASSLAADDAWHSLLTTVLSLIARLGGAQALLADSPRDHLSISRFVLEQLAIRDVFGCMTTELAPSILRDAFTPWFFEAESWSKSENEWESIERMFGMSRGMCDLIARACTVVSRVREGGYIIHEREPGTNHHNATAQMSSMLLKLPPRVTARLPQGSMRSPGKDGSCPSDFAASIDGKPMANGLSDRAELEEQANALLAELKVWDNACNFTPFHPRTQYGNIAYRHATKIRLLRIVFRVPSTDPRIDSAARAIIELAKEMLATYGRITWLTWPLVIAGFHIPKGDPARQSTIELLSEFGPHACFDNRAARQMMETFWRYHDEDLEDLTPWEVANRLNSRIFLD; encoded by the exons ATGTCGACCAGTCCCGAGATCATGATGGATCCGTTCCTCGCATTCTTTGGGGGCGGCGCGAATCCCTTATCAACTGCAGAGTCGATTGGGACCACTGCAGCAGAGACGGCAAGCCAAGCCGGCACAGCTACCGCCCCCGAGCCTGGAGGACAGCGCTCGCGTTCTGGATGCTTCACCTGCCGTCGCCGCAAAGTCAAGTGCGACGAGTCACGGCCGACGTGCGAAAAATGCCAGGTCGGACATCGCGAG TGCACCTGGCCGCCAGACGATCCCGTCCAGCGCCGAAAGAACCGCCCCCGCAAGCCACGGAGTCATTCGGTCACCGAGCCCGCTAAGCGTCGCTTCAAGCTCAACTTTCACGCCCCAGAGGCCTTTGTCTCGTCGCTCCATTCCCTGGGATccgtcaagggcaaggagcgcgaggtcgagctcgttcCCGACCATGTCCGCGCGCAGATGATGATGGACCC ATCCTTTCTCCAGCCGTACTTCTCATCCGT AGACGAGCGCTTGGTCATGCGCCACTACCTCTCGAGAACGGTCCACATTATCCTCGCGTTTGAGGCTCCGCATACCCCGTGGAATCCGTGGTTGACTGTCCATGCGCCACTGGCTTTTACACAGCTACCTGG CGTATCCCCGGCTGCCGATGCTCTGCGAATGGCCAttctcgccgtcggcgcagtTCACTTGCGCTATGTCTCAAACCCAGAAGACCAAGAAGGGGCCTGGAGAATTACCCGTGCGACGCGTCCTCGCATCCTCGAGCTGGTGCGCTGCGCTCTGGAGGGCCCAGACGGCACACCCAAGAGCATTGACAAGACCGAGAtggagctcgtcctcgcagCTCTCTTGAGTTGCACTATTGCGAGT TCACTTGCTGCGGATGACGCTTGGCACTCGCTTCTTACAACGGTGCTGTCGCTTATCGCCCGCCTGGGAGGTGCACAGGCGCTCCTCGCAGACTCACCGCGCGACCACCTCTCAATCTCGCGCTTTGTGCTCGAACAACTCGCCATTCGCGATGTCTTTGGCTGCATGACCACCGAGCTGGCTCCGTCGATCCTTCGAGATGCGTTCACTCCTTGGTTCTTCGAGGCGGAGAGCTGGTCCAAGAGCGAAAACGAGTGGGAGAGTATCGAGCGCATGTTTGGCATGTCCCGAGGAATGTGCGACCTCATCGCGAGG GCTTGCACAGTCGTCTCGCGAGTCCGTGAAGGAGGTTACATCATTCACGAGCGCGAACCCGGCACAAACCATCACAACGCTACAGCGCAGATGTCGTCGATGCTACTCAAGCTCCCCCCTCGAGTGACTGCCCGCCTGCCTCAAGGTTCCATGCGCAGCCCGGGAAAAGATGGATCGTGCCCTTCCGACTTTGCGGCGTCGATCGATGGAAAGCCCATGGCCAACGGTCTGAGCGACCGGGCGGAGCTCGAAGAACAGGCGAATGCGCTGCTTGCGGAGCTCAAGGTCTGGGACAATGCGTGCAATTTCACGCCGTTCCACCCTCGCACCCAGTACGGCAACATTGCTTATCGCCATGCCACCAAAATCCGCCTGCTTCGCATCGTTTTCCGTGTCCCAAGTACCGACCCCCGCATCGACAGCGCCGCTCGAGCCATTATCGAACTGGCCAAGGAAATGCTTGCGACGTATGGACGGATTACATGGCTCACGTGGCCGCTTGTGATTGCTGGTTTCCACATCCCTAAAGGGGATCCCGCTCGCCAATCAACCATTGAGCTTCTTAGCGAATTTGG TCCGCACGCCTGCTTCGATAACCGAGCGGCCAGGCAAATGATGGAGACGTTCTGGCGTTATCACGACGAGGACTTGGAGGACTTGACGCCGTGGGAGGTTGCCAACAGGCTCAACTCGCGTATTTTCCTTGACTAG